A portion of the Halobacillus ihumii genome contains these proteins:
- the mgtE gene encoding magnesium transporter, with protein sequence MEHLDDQERRDVWKTIQDALLNDQIDQFRAEFLELHPYDQAKIFEEVADDVRLQIYTYLSPEEVADVMEHIDYDEIEPFFAEMDPRFAAQVFAEMSTDDAVDILNELDKNKVASFLTIMDDEAADEIKDLLHYEEKTAGSIMTTEFVVVKAGMTIREAMLHLRKEAPDAETIYYTYVIDEDKRLVGVISLRDLIISEEDWFISDVMSERVVSVPVGEDQEEIARMVRDYDFLALPVIDFQEHLLGIITVDDIMDVMEEEASEDYSKLAGISDVDSPDENAFASAKKRLPWLVILLFLGSLTASLIGRFEDTLDKVAILAIFIPLIAGMAGNTGTQALAVAVRGLATGEIDKQGKFKMIIREAGTGLITGVSCGVIITLVVYLWQHNFYLGLLVGLSIMSTLIVATLAGSLVPLVMHRFNIDPAVASGPFITTINDIISILIYFGMATAFMNLLI encoded by the coding sequence ATGGAACATTTAGATGATCAAGAGCGCCGCGATGTTTGGAAAACGATTCAAGATGCTTTGTTAAACGATCAAATTGACCAATTCAGGGCAGAATTTCTTGAACTTCATCCATATGATCAGGCGAAAATTTTTGAAGAGGTAGCGGACGATGTTCGGCTGCAAATCTATACGTATTTATCCCCTGAAGAAGTTGCAGATGTGATGGAACATATTGATTATGATGAAATTGAGCCGTTTTTCGCTGAAATGGATCCAAGATTTGCGGCACAGGTTTTTGCTGAGATGTCTACCGATGATGCGGTTGATATATTAAATGAGCTTGATAAAAATAAAGTTGCCAGTTTTTTAACGATTATGGATGATGAAGCAGCCGATGAAATTAAAGATTTGCTTCATTATGAGGAGAAAACGGCCGGTTCGATTATGACGACTGAATTTGTAGTTGTCAAAGCAGGCATGACGATCCGTGAAGCCATGCTGCATTTAAGAAAAGAAGCCCCTGATGCTGAAACCATTTACTATACGTATGTCATTGATGAAGACAAGCGGCTTGTTGGGGTAATTTCGCTTCGTGATTTGATTATCTCTGAAGAGGATTGGTTTATTTCTGATGTGATGAGTGAACGTGTTGTGTCAGTGCCTGTCGGGGAAGATCAGGAGGAAATTGCCCGGATGGTGCGCGACTATGACTTCTTAGCCTTACCGGTTATTGATTTTCAAGAGCATTTATTAGGGATTATTACCGTTGATGATATTATGGATGTTATGGAAGAAGAAGCTAGTGAAGACTATTCAAAGCTTGCTGGGATATCCGATGTGGACAGCCCGGATGAAAATGCGTTTGCTTCTGCGAAAAAACGACTGCCGTGGCTCGTCATTTTGCTGTTTCTCGGAAGTTTAACAGCCAGCTTGATCGGACGGTTTGAGGATACGTTGGATAAAGTGGCGATATTAGCTATTTTTATTCCGTTAATTGCCGGCATGGCTGGGAATACAGGTACACAAGCGCTGGCTGTGGCTGTTCGCGGGCTTGCTACTGGCGAAATTGATAAGCAAGGCAAGTTTAAAATGATTATACGTGAAGCGGGAACTGGACTGATCACAGGAGTGAGCTGTGGTGTGATTATTACGCTTGTCGTTTATTTATGGCAGCACAATTTCTACTTAGGATTGTTAGTGGGGTTATCCATCATGTCAACATTGATCGTAGCGACGCTGGCAGGTTCTCTTGTCCCACTGGTCATGCATCGCTTTAACATTGACCCAGCGGTAGCCTCCGGACCCTTTATTACGACGATCAACGATATCATTTCGATTTTAATCTACTTTGGAATGGCTACTGCATTTATGAACTTGCTAATATGA
- a CDS encoding DUF3231 family protein → MEAEHNTQMTSAEISQIWGSYQNDTLTVCMLRYFLNHVEDDEIRRLLQYTLEISNSHIRKLTKLMRKENFAVPAGFTEDDVNINAPRLFSDSFMLAYVQQLGKLGLNAHSVSTALAGRPDLHAFFLECLQEYGDVHKKANQILLSKGLYIRPPYIPYPKQVEFVSNKHFLAGWFGEKRPLTSLEVTNLYDNIQRNSLGRAVLIGFSQAAKSKKVTQYMMRGKKIAAKHVEVFGSILSKDDIPAAVTWDSEVTASTTPPFSDKLMMFHITALIAIGIGYYGTSIATTMRRDIHLKYSRLTAEIGKYAEDGANLMIENNWMEQPPLSPDRDELAKK, encoded by the coding sequence ATTTGGGGGTCCTACCAAAACGATACGCTAACCGTTTGCATGCTTCGTTATTTTTTGAACCATGTGGAAGATGATGAGATTCGCCGTCTTCTGCAATACACCTTGGAGATCTCAAACTCCCATATTCGAAAATTAACGAAGCTAATGCGCAAGGAAAACTTCGCAGTCCCAGCAGGCTTTACGGAAGACGATGTCAATATCAACGCCCCGAGACTTTTTTCTGATTCATTCATGTTGGCTTATGTTCAGCAGCTTGGGAAGTTAGGTTTGAATGCACATAGTGTTTCAACAGCTCTGGCAGGACGACCTGATCTCCATGCCTTTTTTCTCGAATGCTTACAGGAGTATGGTGACGTTCATAAAAAAGCCAATCAGATCTTGTTGTCAAAAGGGCTTTATATTCGTCCCCCTTATATCCCTTATCCTAAACAAGTTGAATTTGTATCTAATAAACATTTTCTTGCTGGCTGGTTTGGGGAGAAACGACCGTTAACCTCATTAGAAGTCACGAATCTTTACGACAACATACAACGAAACAGTTTAGGGAGGGCTGTGTTAATTGGTTTCAGTCAAGCAGCCAAATCCAAAAAAGTGACCCAATACATGATGAGAGGCAAAAAGATTGCTGCCAAACACGTCGAAGTATTTGGCAGTATCCTGAGCAAAGATGATATCCCGGCCGCAGTGACATGGGATTCGGAAGTCACTGCCTCGACGACACCGCCGTTTTCCGATAAACTGATGATGTTTCACATTACGGCGTTAATTGCGATAGGCATTGGGTATTACGGGACGAGTATAGCCACGACCATGAGACGTGACATTCATTTAAAATACTCACGCCTGACCGCGGAAATTGGGAAGTATGCCGAAGATGGGGCAAATCTGATGATTGAAAACAACTGGATGGAGCAGCCTCCGCTAAGTCCAGACCGTGATGAATTAGCTAAAAAATAA